The proteins below come from a single Papaver somniferum cultivar HN1 chromosome 11, ASM357369v1, whole genome shotgun sequence genomic window:
- the LOC113320810 gene encoding iron-sulfur assembly protein IscA-like 2, mitochondrial: protein MSYTNNGRSLFHRLTPFITNRLNQGRRVLSYSSSSTAVVDESSSSASSSVNQDDVHMTENCIQRLKELHAKQAKDKMLRLSVEAGGCSGFQYVFELDDEPKPNDRVFTKEGVKLVVDKSSYGLVKGATVDYVEELIRSAFVVTENPSAVGGCSCKSSFMVK from the exons ATGTCTTACACCAATAATGGGAGATCTTTGTTTCATCGTTTGACGCCATTTATTACGAATAGACTTAATCAAGGGAGGAGGGTTTTaagttattcttcttcttcaactgctgttgttgatgaatcttcttcttctgcttcttcatcTGTGAATCAAGATGATGTCCATATGACTGAGAATTGCATCCAG AGATTGAAAGAATTGCATGCTAAACAAGCTAAAGACAAGATGCTACGTCTGAGTGTAGAGGCTGGTGGGTGTTCTGGGTTCCAATATGTTTTCGAGTTGGATGATGAACCTAAACCAAACGACAG GGTATTTACAAAAGAAGGTGTTAAGCTTGTTGTTGACAAAAGCTCATACGGACTTGTGAAAGGTGCGACTGTTGATTATGTTGAGGAACTGATACGCTCTGCATTTGTg GTCACGGAGAATCCAAGCGCAGTGGGTGGCTGTAGTTGTAAAAGCTCTTTCATGGTGAAGTAG
- the LOC113321092 gene encoding glucosamine 6-phosphate N-acetyltransferase-like encodes MEMEGGKEKKIFEIRRLEISDKSKGFIELLQQLSVCDSISDEEFKERFEDLSVNGENHMIYVIEDEEKKKIIATACLFIEKKFIRNCGKVGHIEDVVVDSNARGLKLGQKIVEFASDKARSMGCYKVILDCGEQNVGFYEKCGFQQKGIEMAMYFN; translated from the coding sequence ATGGAAATGGAAGgaggaaaggagaagaagatttttgagattAGGAGATTAGAGATTTCTGATAAATCAAAGGGTTTCATTGAATTACTGCAACAATTAAGTGTATGTGATTCAATTTCagatgaagaattcaaggagaGATTTGAAGATTTAAGTGTGAATGGAGAGAATCATATGATTTATGTGATTGaagatgaagagaagaagaagatcataGCAACTGCTTGTTTATTCATAGAGAAGAAGTTTATAAGGAACTGTGGGAAAGTAGGACAtattgaagatgttgttgtggATTCAAATGCTAGAGGATTGAAATTGGGGCAGAAAATTGTTGAGTTTGCTAGTGATAAAGCTAGATCTATGGGTTGTTATAAAGTTATACTTGATTGTGGTGAACAGAATGTTGGGTTTTATGAGAAGTGTGGGTTTCAACAGAAAGGAATTGAAATGGCTATGTACttcaattaa